From the genome of Streptomyces sp. NBC_01116, one region includes:
- a CDS encoding GH25 family lysozyme, which translates to MLHGVDVSAYQPSYDTDGLDFVIIKSTEGRTYVNPRLAAQVKRARDAECVVGFYHFLWPGDVADQVDYFLSKTPEKAGDLLAVDWEQTGGGTRASNADKDRFIRAVKRERPGHRVLLYCNRTFWLDHDTTDYAGDGLWIADYGTAGKPRIKANWRIHQYTDDPLDRNVADFDSVRALRDWAAG; encoded by the coding sequence ATGCTCCACGGTGTCGACGTCAGCGCCTATCAGCCCTCCTACGACACGGACGGACTCGACTTCGTCATCATCAAGTCCACCGAAGGCCGCACCTATGTCAATCCGCGTCTGGCCGCACAGGTGAAGCGGGCCAGGGACGCCGAGTGCGTCGTCGGCTTCTACCACTTCCTCTGGCCGGGAGACGTGGCGGACCAGGTGGACTACTTCCTGAGCAAGACCCCGGAGAAGGCGGGTGACCTGCTCGCGGTCGACTGGGAACAGACCGGAGGCGGTACGCGGGCGAGCAACGCGGACAAGGACCGGTTCATCCGCGCGGTGAAGCGGGAGCGGCCCGGCCACCGGGTCCTGCTGTACTGCAACCGCACCTTCTGGCTCGACCACGACACCACCGATTACGCCGGCGACGGGCTGTGGATCGCCGACTACGGCACCGCGGGCAAGCCCCGCATCAAGGCGAACTGGCGGATTCACCAGTACACCGACGATCCCCTCGACCGGAACGTGGCCGACTTCGACTCGGTCCGCGCCCTGCGCGACTGGGCGGCGGGCTAG